A stretch of the Acyrthosiphon pisum isolate AL4f chromosome A2, pea_aphid_22Mar2018_4r6ur, whole genome shotgun sequence genome encodes the following:
- the LOC100163319 gene encoding eukaryotic translation initiation factor 4 gamma 3 isoform X2 — translation MSNAQNSNGQSLIAPFYPMEKTTITDSSRQVPVVLQQPSTTSIQILEPLKHDFNISVRSILNKMTPDNMSSLTKCFKALPIDTIERLEETIDLVFEKAIEEISFARLCSILCSSMQFVEVSTNYGQTESFKKLIISKCQSLFELDKAQEMNAYKKLTEINSCKDPEKKKELQLEFEENERRLRKRSVGNCRFMGELFKQKIVTSDIVLYCIVNLVTKLDEESIECLCILLKIVGKELEQSYNLNDTFDKLTAFTFSDKKSKISSRIQFMIKNVIDLRRQKWISEKQDCLHDNRYKSHLSFLDEDKNGWYVHQNNTIVHQNKYKQRHYINIPGFKENTSVTTLGPPKWSLTTVSSNPYAVLNDDKKSSNSPQIMSNKNTSRKPVISESEERQRMMSGVASMMPQFAQSTPSINSSSSSQLKETVEEPVSELDSEMANKISMKCKNILLEYEQMQNLDDIIYSLSEDETSVIRTRHEEFVTSMSLITLDSSPITRTTVAGKIFAELLSKKILSMDAITRGIDAVLKEWNDYLMDYPQFFSYIAAIIAPLLLSQNASFDFNNLKDSCTSIRPDNSSKFFTEVLNKILSSKETQNIKEQLGGILWIYNKWRTSEYVPLDVFMANNQINKYFKNDRIGVFLLSIAMYDKMKMTHSKPLYDVLHSWISTNINAEIIKCPQFVRALTIAIVIVCSKPNHSYEDFFDHVHVKLLTCYIRSEPLPEPEIQAREVQCLYGIQIMSAALEHPGGMVLRLFHKLYQDSVISKESFELWKKEDEFKAGFDEDLETKTMAVVVLNSFFLSLAANDSDEEETAD, via the exons ATGAGTAATGCTCAAAATTCCAATGGACAATCACTGATTGCGCCATTTTATCCAATGGAAAAGACTACTATTACAGATTCTTCGCGACAAGTACCAGTGGTATTACAGCAACCGTCAACTACTTCAATTCAAATACTCGAACCTTTGAAACAT gaTTTCAACATAAGCGTTCGatcaattttgaataaaatgacTCCTGATAATATGTCTTCATTAACTAAGTGTTTTAAGGCGCTACCAATTGACACTATTGAGCGTTTAGAGGAAACTATTGATTTAGTTTTTGAAAag gCAATTGAAGAGATATCTTTTGCGCGTCTATGTTCAATTTTATGCTCATCTATGCAATTTGTAGAAGTTAGTACTAATTATGGCCAAACAGAAtcttttaaaaagttaataataagtaaatgtcAAAGCCTGTTTGAACTAGACAAGGCCCAAGAAATGAATGCTTATAAGAAACTCACTGAAATCAATTCTTGCAAAGATCCA gaaaAGAAAAAAGAACTTCAACTTGAGTTTGAAGAAAATGAAAGAAGATTACGCAAACGTTCTGTAGGAAATTGccg atttatgggtgaattattcaaacaaaaaattgttacttCAGATATTGTGTTGTATTGCATTGTGAATTTAGTCACTAAACTTGATGAAGAATCAATTGAGTGTCTATGCATTTTATTAAAGATAGTTGGAAAAGAATTAGAACAA tCTTACAATTTAAATGATACTTTTGATAAACTAACAGCTTTTACATTCAGCGACAAGAAATCAAAGATTTCATCTAGAATACAATTCATGATAAAGAATGTCATCGATTTACGTAGGCAAAAATGGATATCTGAAAAACAAGATTGTCTTCATgataatagatataaaagtcACC TGTCCTTTTTAGATGAAGATAAGAATGGGTGGTATGTTCATCAAAATAACACAATTGTTCATCAAAATAAGTATAAGCAACGACATTACATTAATATACCAGGTtttaag GAAAACACATCTGTTACAACCTTGGGCCCACCTAAATGGTCACTTACCACAGTTAGCAGTAACCCATATGCAGTTCTTAATGATGATAAAAAGTCATCAAATTCTCCACagattat gtcaAATAAGAACACATCGCGGAAGCCTGTTATATCAGAAAGCGAAGAAAGACAAAGAATGATGTCTG gtGTAGCGAGTATGATGCCTCAATTTGCTCAATCCACGCCTTCAATAAATTCTTCTAGTTCATCACAGCTaaaagaaactgttgaagaaCCAGTGTCCGAATTGGACTCAGAAATGGCTAATAAAATTAGcatgaaatgtaaaaacatcCTTCTTGAATATGAGCAAATGCAAAATTTAgat gatataatttattcattatcgGAAGATGAAACTTCGGTGATCCGCACAAGGCATGAAGAGTTTGTAACATCAATGTCACTTATAACTTTAGATAGTAGTCCAATTACCCGAACAACGGTAGCAGGAAAAATTTTTGCAGAACTTTTATCTAAGAAAATTCTTTCTATGGATGCCATAACTCGagg aattgatGCTGTTCTTAAAGAATGGAATGATTATTTGATGGATTACCCTCAATTTTTCTCCTATATTGCTGCCATTATTg ctccattattattatcacagaatgcttcctttgattttaataatttaaaagattcTTGTACATCAATACGACCTGACAATTCTAGTAAATTTTTCAcagaagtattaaataaaattcttagTTCCAAGGAAACGCAGAACATTAAAGAA CAACTAGGTGGTATATTGTGGATTTACAACAAGTGGAGGACGTCAGAATATGTTCCTCTTGACGTATTTATGGCtaataaccaaataaataaatatttcaaaaatgat cgAATTGGAGTATTCCTTTTATCTATTGCCATGTATGATAAAATGAAGATGACTCATAGTAAACCTCTGTACGATGTATTGCACAGTTGGATAAGT actaATATCAATgctgaaataattaaatgccCTCAGTTTGTGCGAGCATTAACTATAGCCATTGTCATTGTATGCTCTA AACCGAATCATTCATATGAAGATTTCTTTGATCATGTTCATGTGAAATTGTTGACCTGTTATATTCGGTCTGAACCGCTTCCGGAACCTGAAATCCAGGCAAGGGAAGTACAATGTCTATATGGCATTCAAATTATGTCTGCTGCGCTTGAACATCCTGGAG GAATGGTATTAAGACTGTTCCATAAGCTCTATCAGGATAGTGTTATAAGTAAAGAATCGTTTGAATTATGGAAAAAAGAAGATGAATTCAAAGCTGGATTCGATGAAGACCTAGAAACAAAAACTATGGCTGTTGTAGTTTTAAATTCATTCTTCCTTTCACTTGCAGCAAATGATTCTGATGAAGAAGAAACAGCTGATTAG
- the LOC100163319 gene encoding eukaryotic translation initiation factor 4 gamma 3 isoform X1 — MSNAQNSNGQSLIAPFYPMEKTTITDSSRQVPVVLQQPSTTSIQILEPLKHDFNISVRSILNKMTPDNMSSLTKCFKALPIDTIERLEETIDLVFEKAIEEISFARLCSILCSSMQFVEVSTNYGQTESFKKLIISKCQSLFELDKAQEMNAYKKLTEINSCKDPEKKKELQLEFEENERRLRKRSVGNCRFMGELFKQKIVTSDIVLYCIVNLVTKLDEESIECLCILLKIVGKELEQVYSYNLNDTFDKLTAFTFSDKKSKISSRIQFMIKNVIDLRRQKWISEKQDCLHDNRYKSHLSFLDEDKNGWYVHQNNTIVHQNKYKQRHYINIPGFKENTSVTTLGPPKWSLTTVSSNPYAVLNDDKKSSNSPQIMSNKNTSRKPVISESEERQRMMSGVASMMPQFAQSTPSINSSSSSQLKETVEEPVSELDSEMANKISMKCKNILLEYEQMQNLDDIIYSLSEDETSVIRTRHEEFVTSMSLITLDSSPITRTTVAGKIFAELLSKKILSMDAITRGIDAVLKEWNDYLMDYPQFFSYIAAIIAPLLLSQNASFDFNNLKDSCTSIRPDNSSKFFTEVLNKILSSKETQNIKEQLGGILWIYNKWRTSEYVPLDVFMANNQINKYFKNDRIGVFLLSIAMYDKMKMTHSKPLYDVLHSWISTNINAEIIKCPQFVRALTIAIVIVCSKPNHSYEDFFDHVHVKLLTCYIRSEPLPEPEIQAREVQCLYGIQIMSAALEHPGGMVLRLFHKLYQDSVISKESFELWKKEDEFKAGFDEDLETKTMAVVVLNSFFLSLAANDSDEEETAD, encoded by the exons ATGAGTAATGCTCAAAATTCCAATGGACAATCACTGATTGCGCCATTTTATCCAATGGAAAAGACTACTATTACAGATTCTTCGCGACAAGTACCAGTGGTATTACAGCAACCGTCAACTACTTCAATTCAAATACTCGAACCTTTGAAACAT gaTTTCAACATAAGCGTTCGatcaattttgaataaaatgacTCCTGATAATATGTCTTCATTAACTAAGTGTTTTAAGGCGCTACCAATTGACACTATTGAGCGTTTAGAGGAAACTATTGATTTAGTTTTTGAAAag gCAATTGAAGAGATATCTTTTGCGCGTCTATGTTCAATTTTATGCTCATCTATGCAATTTGTAGAAGTTAGTACTAATTATGGCCAAACAGAAtcttttaaaaagttaataataagtaaatgtcAAAGCCTGTTTGAACTAGACAAGGCCCAAGAAATGAATGCTTATAAGAAACTCACTGAAATCAATTCTTGCAAAGATCCA gaaaAGAAAAAAGAACTTCAACTTGAGTTTGAAGAAAATGAAAGAAGATTACGCAAACGTTCTGTAGGAAATTGccg atttatgggtgaattattcaaacaaaaaattgttacttCAGATATTGTGTTGTATTGCATTGTGAATTTAGTCACTAAACTTGATGAAGAATCAATTGAGTGTCTATGCATTTTATTAAAGATAGTTGGAAAAGAATTAGAACAAGTATAT tCTTACAATTTAAATGATACTTTTGATAAACTAACAGCTTTTACATTCAGCGACAAGAAATCAAAGATTTCATCTAGAATACAATTCATGATAAAGAATGTCATCGATTTACGTAGGCAAAAATGGATATCTGAAAAACAAGATTGTCTTCATgataatagatataaaagtcACC TGTCCTTTTTAGATGAAGATAAGAATGGGTGGTATGTTCATCAAAATAACACAATTGTTCATCAAAATAAGTATAAGCAACGACATTACATTAATATACCAGGTtttaag GAAAACACATCTGTTACAACCTTGGGCCCACCTAAATGGTCACTTACCACAGTTAGCAGTAACCCATATGCAGTTCTTAATGATGATAAAAAGTCATCAAATTCTCCACagattat gtcaAATAAGAACACATCGCGGAAGCCTGTTATATCAGAAAGCGAAGAAAGACAAAGAATGATGTCTG gtGTAGCGAGTATGATGCCTCAATTTGCTCAATCCACGCCTTCAATAAATTCTTCTAGTTCATCACAGCTaaaagaaactgttgaagaaCCAGTGTCCGAATTGGACTCAGAAATGGCTAATAAAATTAGcatgaaatgtaaaaacatcCTTCTTGAATATGAGCAAATGCAAAATTTAgat gatataatttattcattatcgGAAGATGAAACTTCGGTGATCCGCACAAGGCATGAAGAGTTTGTAACATCAATGTCACTTATAACTTTAGATAGTAGTCCAATTACCCGAACAACGGTAGCAGGAAAAATTTTTGCAGAACTTTTATCTAAGAAAATTCTTTCTATGGATGCCATAACTCGagg aattgatGCTGTTCTTAAAGAATGGAATGATTATTTGATGGATTACCCTCAATTTTTCTCCTATATTGCTGCCATTATTg ctccattattattatcacagaatgcttcctttgattttaataatttaaaagattcTTGTACATCAATACGACCTGACAATTCTAGTAAATTTTTCAcagaagtattaaataaaattcttagTTCCAAGGAAACGCAGAACATTAAAGAA CAACTAGGTGGTATATTGTGGATTTACAACAAGTGGAGGACGTCAGAATATGTTCCTCTTGACGTATTTATGGCtaataaccaaataaataaatatttcaaaaatgat cgAATTGGAGTATTCCTTTTATCTATTGCCATGTATGATAAAATGAAGATGACTCATAGTAAACCTCTGTACGATGTATTGCACAGTTGGATAAGT actaATATCAATgctgaaataattaaatgccCTCAGTTTGTGCGAGCATTAACTATAGCCATTGTCATTGTATGCTCTA AACCGAATCATTCATATGAAGATTTCTTTGATCATGTTCATGTGAAATTGTTGACCTGTTATATTCGGTCTGAACCGCTTCCGGAACCTGAAATCCAGGCAAGGGAAGTACAATGTCTATATGGCATTCAAATTATGTCTGCTGCGCTTGAACATCCTGGAG GAATGGTATTAAGACTGTTCCATAAGCTCTATCAGGATAGTGTTATAAGTAAAGAATCGTTTGAATTATGGAAAAAAGAAGATGAATTCAAAGCTGGATTCGATGAAGACCTAGAAACAAAAACTATGGCTGTTGTAGTTTTAAATTCATTCTTCCTTTCACTTGCAGCAAATGATTCTGATGAAGAAGAAACAGCTGATTAG
- the LOC100163319 gene encoding eukaryotic translation initiation factor 4 gamma 3 isoform X3, whose translation MSNAQNSNGQSLIAPFYPMEKTTITDSSRQVPVVLQQPSTTSIQILEPLKHDFNISVRSILNKMTPDNMSSLTKCFKALPIDTIERLEETIDLVFEKAIEEISFARLCSILCSSMQFVEVSTNYGQTESFKKLIISKCQSLFELDKAQEMNAYKKLTEINSCKDPEKKKELQLEFEENERRLRKRSVGNCRFMGELFKQKIVTSDIVLYCIVNLVTKLDEESIECLCILLKIVGKELEQVYSYNLNDTFDKLTAFTFSDKKSKISSRIQFMIKNVIDLRRQKWISEKQDCLHDNRYKSHHEDKNGWYVHQNNTIVHQNKYKQRHYINIPGFKENTSVTTLGPPKWSLTTVSSNPYAVLNDDKKSSNSPQIMSNKNTSRKPVISESEERQRMMSGVASMMPQFAQSTPSINSSSSSQLKETVEEPVSELDSEMANKISMKCKNILLEYEQMQNLDDIIYSLSEDETSVIRTRHEEFVTSMSLITLDSSPITRTTVAGKIFAELLSKKILSMDAITRGIDAVLKEWNDYLMDYPQFFSYIAAIIAPLLLSQNASFDFNNLKDSCTSIRPDNSSKFFTEVLNKILSSKETQNIKEQLGGILWIYNKWRTSEYVPLDVFMANNQINKYFKNDRIGVFLLSIAMYDKMKMTHSKPLYDVLHSWISTNINAEIIKCPQFVRALTIAIVIVCSKPNHSYEDFFDHVHVKLLTCYIRSEPLPEPEIQAREVQCLYGIQIMSAALEHPGGMVLRLFHKLYQDSVISKESFELWKKEDEFKAGFDEDLETKTMAVVVLNSFFLSLAANDSDEEETAD comes from the exons ATGAGTAATGCTCAAAATTCCAATGGACAATCACTGATTGCGCCATTTTATCCAATGGAAAAGACTACTATTACAGATTCTTCGCGACAAGTACCAGTGGTATTACAGCAACCGTCAACTACTTCAATTCAAATACTCGAACCTTTGAAACAT gaTTTCAACATAAGCGTTCGatcaattttgaataaaatgacTCCTGATAATATGTCTTCATTAACTAAGTGTTTTAAGGCGCTACCAATTGACACTATTGAGCGTTTAGAGGAAACTATTGATTTAGTTTTTGAAAag gCAATTGAAGAGATATCTTTTGCGCGTCTATGTTCAATTTTATGCTCATCTATGCAATTTGTAGAAGTTAGTACTAATTATGGCCAAACAGAAtcttttaaaaagttaataataagtaaatgtcAAAGCCTGTTTGAACTAGACAAGGCCCAAGAAATGAATGCTTATAAGAAACTCACTGAAATCAATTCTTGCAAAGATCCA gaaaAGAAAAAAGAACTTCAACTTGAGTTTGAAGAAAATGAAAGAAGATTACGCAAACGTTCTGTAGGAAATTGccg atttatgggtgaattattcaaacaaaaaattgttacttCAGATATTGTGTTGTATTGCATTGTGAATTTAGTCACTAAACTTGATGAAGAATCAATTGAGTGTCTATGCATTTTATTAAAGATAGTTGGAAAAGAATTAGAACAAGTATAT tCTTACAATTTAAATGATACTTTTGATAAACTAACAGCTTTTACATTCAGCGACAAGAAATCAAAGATTTCATCTAGAATACAATTCATGATAAAGAATGTCATCGATTTACGTAGGCAAAAATGGATATCTGAAAAACAAGATTGTCTTCATgataatagatataaaagtcACC ATGAAGATAAGAATGGGTGGTATGTTCATCAAAATAACACAATTGTTCATCAAAATAAGTATAAGCAACGACATTACATTAATATACCAGGTtttaag GAAAACACATCTGTTACAACCTTGGGCCCACCTAAATGGTCACTTACCACAGTTAGCAGTAACCCATATGCAGTTCTTAATGATGATAAAAAGTCATCAAATTCTCCACagattat gtcaAATAAGAACACATCGCGGAAGCCTGTTATATCAGAAAGCGAAGAAAGACAAAGAATGATGTCTG gtGTAGCGAGTATGATGCCTCAATTTGCTCAATCCACGCCTTCAATAAATTCTTCTAGTTCATCACAGCTaaaagaaactgttgaagaaCCAGTGTCCGAATTGGACTCAGAAATGGCTAATAAAATTAGcatgaaatgtaaaaacatcCTTCTTGAATATGAGCAAATGCAAAATTTAgat gatataatttattcattatcgGAAGATGAAACTTCGGTGATCCGCACAAGGCATGAAGAGTTTGTAACATCAATGTCACTTATAACTTTAGATAGTAGTCCAATTACCCGAACAACGGTAGCAGGAAAAATTTTTGCAGAACTTTTATCTAAGAAAATTCTTTCTATGGATGCCATAACTCGagg aattgatGCTGTTCTTAAAGAATGGAATGATTATTTGATGGATTACCCTCAATTTTTCTCCTATATTGCTGCCATTATTg ctccattattattatcacagaatgcttcctttgattttaataatttaaaagattcTTGTACATCAATACGACCTGACAATTCTAGTAAATTTTTCAcagaagtattaaataaaattcttagTTCCAAGGAAACGCAGAACATTAAAGAA CAACTAGGTGGTATATTGTGGATTTACAACAAGTGGAGGACGTCAGAATATGTTCCTCTTGACGTATTTATGGCtaataaccaaataaataaatatttcaaaaatgat cgAATTGGAGTATTCCTTTTATCTATTGCCATGTATGATAAAATGAAGATGACTCATAGTAAACCTCTGTACGATGTATTGCACAGTTGGATAAGT actaATATCAATgctgaaataattaaatgccCTCAGTTTGTGCGAGCATTAACTATAGCCATTGTCATTGTATGCTCTA AACCGAATCATTCATATGAAGATTTCTTTGATCATGTTCATGTGAAATTGTTGACCTGTTATATTCGGTCTGAACCGCTTCCGGAACCTGAAATCCAGGCAAGGGAAGTACAATGTCTATATGGCATTCAAATTATGTCTGCTGCGCTTGAACATCCTGGAG GAATGGTATTAAGACTGTTCCATAAGCTCTATCAGGATAGTGTTATAAGTAAAGAATCGTTTGAATTATGGAAAAAAGAAGATGAATTCAAAGCTGGATTCGATGAAGACCTAGAAACAAAAACTATGGCTGTTGTAGTTTTAAATTCATTCTTCCTTTCACTTGCAGCAAATGATTCTGATGAAGAAGAAACAGCTGATTAG
- the LOC100569195 gene encoding eukaryotic translation initiation factor 4 gamma 3-like, with protein sequence MEMATATQKHLGAMPLQQTSQPPPTTQIQILESSGPELIKSVQSILNEMSPYNMLSIIKRFKALPIDNMYYLEKTVDLVFEKAIEEQWFAPLCSSLCSAMQSLKVISNNGKKATFKNLIIDKCQSLFELDKDQEVESAKKYTKIRLCKDQEKKKELQLEFLELKRRLCKRSVGNCRFIGELFKQNFLPPIIMLLCVQNLSTKYAEVPLECLCNLLKTAGKELEQLYNLDDTFKKLQDLTNTIIIPNISLRIMFMIQGIISLRMNKWIPSVENKPKLINYVKNEAVKRQSISPVYDRPKKRNHHGDHKFRSGENKNGRGNEDLFNVDRNDSKYKQQNSTIDQTKLQGLKENTSVTNLGSSKWSFSTDNNMTSTSHHPYAVLSYDENSFNCLQNMSNEDTSKKPIISESEERQKIMSGTAFSVTSLKPQFAQLSPLINSSNSKPIETVEEHIMLKLESEVTSNTYMKCENVKYENLDDSSSVATLLPPKQTRFTSSNFFAVLNDNEKSLKTQQIMSNNTTKESIVSETEESQRIMFGIETFVPQFAQSTPSLNFSKTVEEPVLELDSVIAYTINMKCKRILLEFEKLQNIDNIINALSKDESSVIRTMHEEFVKSMSLITLDNNPVIQTTVVGKIFAELLSKKILSMVAITQGIDAVLKNWNYFMVDYPQFFSYIAAIIAPLLLSQNASFDFNNLKDSCKSLQPDNSSKFFTEVLNKIHGSKETQNTKEQLGGILWIYYKWRASENVSLDVFIPNNQINEYFKNNLIGVFLLSIAMYDKMKPIDDKLLYDIMPSWININISAEIIKRPQFVLALTIAIVMVICSKLNHSYDDFFNHVHVKLLNCYIRFEPLLQLEIQAREVQCLCGIQLMSALLQHPGGMSLKLFHKLYHDGVISKESFELFIKKYEETADL encoded by the exons ATGGAAATGGCCACTGCTACACAGAAACATCTTGGTGCAATGCCTTTGCAACAAACATCACAGCCACCGCCAACCACTCAAATTCAAATCCTTGAATCTTCTGGACCT gAATTAATCAAAAGTGTTCAATCGATTTTGAATGAAATGTCTCCTTATAATATGCTTTCAATAATTAAGCGTTTTAAGGCATTGCCTATTGACAATATGTATTATCTAGAGAAAACTGTTGATTTAGTTTTTGaaaag GCAATTGAAGAACAATGGTTTGCTCCTCTTTGTTCATCTTTATGTTCAGCTATGCAATCCTTAAAAGTGATTtctaataatggtaaaaaagcAACTTTTAAGAATTTGATTATAGATAAATGCCAAAGCCTATTCGAATTAGACAAAGACCAAGAAGTGGAATCTGCTAAGAAATATACTAAAATCCGTTTGTGCAAAGATCAA gAAAAGAAAAAAGAACTTCAACTTGAATTTTTAGAGCTTAAAAGAAGATTATGCAAACGTTCCGTGGGAAATTGcag atTTATCGGTGAATTATTTAAGCAAAATTTTCTTCCTCccattattatgttgttatgcGTTCAGAATTTATCTACTAAATATGCCGAAGTACCACTTGAgtgtttatgtaatttattaaagacTGCCGGAAAAGAATTGGAacaa tTATACAATTTAGATGATACCTTTAAAAAACTTCAAGatttaacaaatacaataattatacccaATATTTCTTTAAGAATAATGTTCATGATACAGGGTATCATTAGTTTAAGAATGAATAAGTGGATACCAAGTGTTGAGAATAAAcccaaattgataaattatgtcaaaaatgAAGCAGTTAAACGACAATCTATATCGCCAGTTTATGATAGACCTAAAAAACGAAATCATCATGGTGATCACAAATTTAGGAgtggtgaaaataaaaatggtc GAGGAAATGAGGATCTGTTTAATGTTGATAGAAATGATTCTAAGTATAAGCAACAAAATTCCACTATTGACCAAACTAAACTACAAGGTttaaag gAAAACACATCTGTGACAAACTTAGGTTCATCTAAATGGTCATTTTCCACAGACAATAATATGACATCTACAAGCCATCACCCATATGCTGTTTTAAGTTATGATGAAAATTCATTTAATTGtctacaaaatat gtcaAATGAAGACACATCAAAAAAGCCAATTATATCAGAATCTGAAGAAAGACAAAAAATTATGTCAGGAACGGCATTTA gtGTAACGAGTTTGAAGCCTCAATTTGCTCAACTCTCTCCTTTGATAAATTCTTCAAATTCAAAGCCCATAGAGACTGTTGaagaacatattatgttaaaattggaATCAGAAGTTACTAGTAACACTTATATGAagtgtgaaaatgtaaaatatgagaACCTAGAT GATTCGTCATCTGTCGCAACTTTATTGCCCCCAAAACAGACAAGGTTTACAAGCAGTAACTTTTTTGCTGTTCTAAATGATAATGAAAAATCATTGAAAACTCAACAAATTAT gtcaAATAACACAACAAAGGAGTCAATTGTATCAGAAACTGAAGAGAGCCAAAGGATCATGTTTG gtATAGAAACTTTTGTGCCACAATTTGCTCAATCAACTCCttcattaaatttttctaaGACAGTTGAAGAACCAGTGTTAGAATTGGACTCTGTAATtgcatatacaattaatatgaaatgtaaaagAATTCTTCTAGAGTTTGAGAAACTGCAAAATATAGAT aatataattaatgcgTTATCAAAAGATGAATCTTCAGTAATTCGCACAATGCATGAAGAGTTTGTGAAATCAATGTCACTTATAACTTTAGATAATAATCCTGTTATCCAAACAACAGTAGTAGGAAAAATTTTTGCCGAActtttatccaaaaaaattctTTCTATGGTTGCCATCACTCAAgg AATTGATGCTGTTCTTAAAAATTGGAATTATTTTATGGTGGATTATCCTCAATTTTTCTCATATATTGCTGccattatag ctccattattattatcacagaatgCTTCATTTGActtcaacaatttaaaagatTCTTGTAAATCTTTACAACCAGACAATTCTAGTAAATTTTTTActgaagtattaaataaaattcatggTTCTAAAGAGACGCAGAACACTAAAGAA cagCTAGGTGGTATATTATGGATTTACTATAAGTGGAGGGCTTCAGAAAATGTTTCTCTTGAcgtatttatacctaataaccaaataaatgaatattttaaaaataat ctaATTGGAGTTTTCCTTTTATCTATTGCTATGTATGATAAAATGAAGCCAATTGATGATAAACTTTTGTATGACATAATGCCTAGTTGGATAAAT atTAATATCAGTGCAGAAATAATAAAACGCCCTCAGTTTGTATTAGCATTAACTATAGCTATTGTCATGGTTATATGTTCGA aaCTGAATCACTCATATGATGATTTCTTTAATCATGTTCATGTAAAATTGTTAAACTGCTATATTCGGTTTGAACCGCTTCTACAACTTGAAATCCAGGCACGAGAAGTACAGTGTCTGTGTGGCATTCAATTAATGTCTGCATTACTTCAACATCCAGGAG GAATGTCGTTGAAACTTTTTCATAAGCTCTACCATGATGGAGTCATAAGTAAAGAATCATTTGaactattcataaaaaaatatgaagaaacTGCTGATCTGTAG